Genomic window (Rossellomorea aquimaris):
AGAATGGCCCCAACTGTTTAGCTGCAGTCGCTACGGCTGTCACAAAGAACCAAGCTTATAAGGACCAATGGATGCAGGGGGAGGATTTGCTATTGATTCTTGAGCGGGCCGAGTATGCTCCAGTTGATACAACTGAATATAAGCAAGGTGATGTATTCGTTTGGTTCAATCAACGCAAACAACCCATTCATGCGGCCTATGTACTGACAGGTAACTATGTCTTTAATAAGCACGGACAAACGATGTTTAATCCGTGGCAAATTTTAAAGATAGAAGATGTATTAGCATCATGGGGGCAAGTTGACGCGTCCGTCGTAATCTTTAGACGGTAATAAGGGATTTCAACAGTTACATAAAAAACTTACACGTTTGTTCATGTAACAGTTGAAATCCTTTACGAAGACGACAAGGAAATTTATTTAATATCGGATAAAAGGACAAAGATACTGAAGCCAGAACCTGAAATCCTGAAAATCATTGGTAAGTAAAATAAAAGGGACCTCCAATGGAAGCCCCTTTCAATTATTCATCTTCGTTCTTATCTTTATTAAACCAAAGCGGTTCATCATTATCCACTTCGCCATTATAATTAATGAGCAATTCTTCGCCAGCTTGAATGTCTTTGTAGGCATAAAAGTCGAAGGTATGGTTATCGAAATTTATTTCGTATGTTGTATTCGGTGTATATGAATGGTTAAACAACATTCCATATCCTAATAGAAGTGCTGTGTGATTGATTCCGTATTCAAATACATAATCCGCCAGGAACGTTTTCTCTATATGTTCATGTTCCTCATTGGGATAGGGGATGACTGGTGCTTCATGAACCAGCTCTCCTTTGGCTATATCTCTTTTTGCAAAAACGCCTCGATTAAGGTCACCGTCACTAAGGGACGATATTTTCACTTCGATCATTATGCCACCTTCTTTCTAAATCCTTTAACTTAGTAAGCTTGACACGAACTGGATAGAAATGCAACATCCAATCTTTATTGTAGCCTGCCTACTTAAAACAAATTCCCAAAAAATGACTGAATGCTTCGTGCACTTCGTACTAGCCAGCTAGCCTTCTCTACTGATTTAGCGGCATAAATATCAACTTTATAGGAAGGCTGTTTTTCATCCAAGATATACTCATTCTTTTCCGGGGTTTCGATCATCATTTCTCCAATTTTTTCACCCTTTTCAATTGGAGCTTGAAGAGTACCATCGTCGCTAATTTTATCTTCAACTAATTTGACTGACGCTTTCACTTTATCTTTCTCTTCTTTTGTTACTCGAATAGATAGAGGCTTGTCTATCTTGATGGCAACCGATTGTTCTTTACCGTCTGGAACGTCTAACGTGTGTTCCTTTTTCTTTTCAATATCATTTAAACTGTACTTCACCGTTTCAAATTCATTAAATCCGTAATCCAGCAGTTCTGTCGTTTGAATAAAACGCTCTGCACTGCTTGGCTGTCCATATTCATCCTTTGCATCTAAAATAACGGAAATATATCGGACTCCATCACGCTCTGCTGTCCCTGTAAAAGTGGAACCGGCAAAGGGTGTCGTACCTGTCTTTAATCCATCTGCACCTTTATAAAAATAAGATTTATCTTTTAATAGGCCGTTTGTATTCTTCATAACGAGTTCTTCATCTGTACCCGGTCTGAAAACTTTGGAAGAGAGACCCGATGTCTCTAATACTTCCGGAAAATCGTGGATGAGATAATATGCCAAAGTAGCCATATCTTCAGCCGATACCATGTTTTCATCATTCACATCGGTTCCTTTCGGAAACATGCCGAGCATATCATAGTTACTTAAACCGGAAGAATTAACAAATTGATAATTTTCAAAGCCGAGTTCCTTCGCCTTTGCATTCATCCGCTTTACAAATTCACCTTCAGTACCTGCCACCACTTCGGAAAGAGCAATCGCTGCACCATTACCTGATTTGATCACCATTGCATCATACAATTCTCTTACCGTATACTCTTCGTCCGCTCGCAGTGGAACATTGCTCAGTCCGGGAGCATTCGCTAATCGATAGACTTTGTCACTCACTTTATACGTTTGATCCCATTTAATCTTTCCTTCTTCAATTGCCTCTAATACAAGGTATTCTGTCATCATTTTCGTCATGCTGGCAATCCCGAGGAGCTGATTTTCATGTTCTTTATACACAATCTTACCTGTATCTGCTTCTACTAAAATTGCAGCATCTGCATTTATATCTAATTTTGTCTTCCCATGCGCCGTTTGCTGAGAATGCGTCATGGCCATAAGGGATATCATCAAAACCGACAGGCTTTGCTTCATTGCATTCTTCTTCAAACCAATACCTCCAAAACCTAGTTTTACACAACCAGATTATTTTACCACACAAACCACATAAGCGCCCCCAAACCCCAAAACCTTTTCAAATCGTTCATATTATTGTCAAAATGAGGGACGGACCTTTCTTTTTTGGATAATCCTTGTTTTATAGGGGGAAGTGGTCGGGAGAGGTCCGTCCCTCTATTCGAAACTGGAAAATAATTCTTGCTCCAAACCTCCCAATCTGGTAAAATCATTTAAACCGTTTGGAGGGAAAGACTATGATTACATATCCACTACTAAAAAAAGACGCAACCATAGGCGTGACCGCTCCTTCATCAGGAGTTCCTCAAGAACTACATGATATGTTCAAGCAATCCATCATTAAAATGGAGAGTAAAGGATACCCGGTAAAATGCGGAGAGACTGTATGGACTCAGCATAAAGCTAAATCTTCGCCTGCCCAAAAGAGAGCCACAGAATTAAACCAAATGCTGCAGGACGAAAAAATCTCCCTTATCATCCCACCATGGGGCGGCCAACTACTCGTAGAAATCCTGGATCTCATTGATTATGAAAATATCAAAACAAAATGGCTGCTGGGTTATTCCGACACGAGTGTGCTATTACTGGCACTAACATTAAAAACCGGAATCGCCACTGCGCATGGAACCAATCTCGTTGATTTAAGAGGGGAGTACTCCGATCCAACGACGGCACAATGGGAAACCGTTCTATCAACGAAAGAAGGATCGTCTGTTACTCAGCATTCATCCCAACACTATCAAAAAGAATGGAATCACGACCAGTCTTCCCCAATAGTCTTTCACTTAACTGAGCCAACCATTTGGAAAACTGTAGGAAATCATGATGTAAAGGTCAATGGCCGACTGCTCGGAGGCTGCATAGATGTAATCAGGCACTTAATCGGAACGCCTTATGGAAATATAGCAGATTTTAGAGAGAAGCATATAAAGAATGAACCCATCCTTTGGTATTTTGAAAACTGTGAATTAACGACAGCTGATCTGCGCCGTTCACTTATACAGATGAAATTAGCTGGCTGGTTCGACCATTCTTCTGGAATTCTGTTTGGAAGAAGTGCTGGCAACACGCCGGTTGGAGATTATATGATTGAAGATGTCTATCTAGAGCTGTCAGAAGAGCTGCAGATCCCGATCGTGTATGATATTGACTGTGGGCATCAGCCTCCTCAAGTTACTTTTATCAATGGAGCACATGGAGAGGTAGAAGTCTCAGGTGAAAAAGGTAAAGTCATTCAAACATTCAAATAATCAATAAAAAAACGTCCCACTCAGGACGTTTTTTCTGCCTACTTCTTCAAAACATTATATCGCTTTTCATGCATCATCCACATTATGTATCCCCATAGCCATCCACCTGCTACACAGCATACGAGCAAAAGGGGAAGGTGGTCTTCGATCACTACATACAGAACCACTGAAAATATTAATCCAGTAATCAACGACCCATATACAACTGAAAAAAACCATTTCCCTTTTTTTCGAATGGTTTCCCAACGTTTCCAGTAGACGCCATCCGGCTCCCTGCTATTGATGAAGAATATAGAGGCATTCATATAAAAGATAAGGCTGATCGCCAAATACATGTAGGATTCCGGATCTAACCAAAACACTAGAAAATTAATCATAGAAGTGAAGGAGAACATGATATATATAAGTTTATTTTGTTTTATTTTTTTCATTTCAGCGCCCCCAATCTTCTGTATTATATCAAACCAATTCCGACATGGACCAACATATTCCAACATAATAAAGGAAAATCCCTCCATCTTCTAGAAGACTAATGAAGAACAGAATTCGTTAAGGAGTTTTTATTAATGAAAGCAAATGTAATGACCATTCGAAAAAAAGGGATCTATGTCGAAACCCATGGTTCTAAGGAGAATCCCGCCTTACTCTACTTGCATGGTGGCCCTGGGGAAAGTTGTTATGATTTCTCGTTTCATCAAAGTGAACGATTAGGGAAACATTTTTATCTTATTGCGATCGATCAAAGAGGTGTTTGCCGTTCAGAAGCCATTCAAGAAAATGAAGAGTTTGGTTTTCAAGATCTGGTCGAGGATTGTGAAGCACTCAGAAAAGAATTAGGAATCGATAAATGGTCTGTAATAGGGCATTCCTTTGGAGGGTTTCTGGCTCTTGCATACGTCTCCCAGTATCCTGAATCCATCGAGAAAGTCATTTTCGAATGTCCCACCTTCGATTACACCCTGACATCTAAGGGACTACTAAGAAAAACCGCTCGATTATTCGGAAAATACAATCGATATGAGTTACAAGGGAAGGCCATGAAATTGGCAGAGGAACACCTTTCTCCAAGAGATTTTACAGAAATTTATATGAAGCTGAGTGATGAACTTGGAGAACACCGCATGCAAATCTATACACATAATTTTGATAACCCTACTGACTATTATGCTACTTACACAGACGAAGAATGGGACACCTTATACGACCGTTCAGATCATCACTATCATCTTCTCCGGGAAGAGGGCGTCATTTTTACCAGTTTGCTAGATAGAATCAAGCTAATAGAAACACCGATGCTTCTTCTTACAGGAGAATACGATCCCGTTACATGTGAAAAACATGTAGAAATATTTAAGAGAGATGCAGCAAATGGGGAGATCGTTCATTTTAAACATAGTGGTCATACCCCCCATTACGAGGAAGCCGACCGCTTTAAACAGGTGATCTTGGATTATCTATTAGTCAAAGACCGGCAATTCTCATGAACACAGCTAAAAAAATTCACATCATAGGCTCCGTCGCAAGCGGAAAATCCACACTCGCTCGCCAGCTTTCAAGCGAAAGAGGGATCCACTATTATGAGCTTGATCATGCGATGTGGAGAATACACCCCGATGGTGATAGTAGAAATACGGAAGCCCAACGAAGAGACATACTTATCTCAATACTAAATCGAGAATCATGGATCATCGAAGGCGTACATTATCAAGAATGGATGTACAAATGTCTTGAAGAGGCAGAGCTTATCATTTTTCTTGATACACCAAAATGGAAGCGGAACTACAGGATACTCAAACGCTACGTAGAAGAGAAATATGGATTCAAAGAAGGGAACTACAAGCAAACCTTCACGATGCTAAGAAAAATGTATGGATGGAGTCGTCACTACGAGAGGAAAGAAAAGCCAATCGTCATGGGAATCCTCGATTCATATCAAGACAAAGTCATCATCCAAAAAGGATAAAGGAGCAATCACCATGTTTACTTATAAACTAAACGACGAATTAGAATTAAGACTTCTCGATATACAGGATGCTGAACGAATCCACGAATTGACTGATCAGTCCAGATCGTATTTACGTGAGTGGCTCCCATGGGTGGATTACTCAAAAACGGTTGAGGATTCAAAGGAATTCATTAAAGGCACACGTTTAGGCTTCGCGAATAATAAGAGCTTAGCTGCTGGCATCATTTATCAAAATGAAATAGTAGGAGTAGCAGGATTCAACGTAATTGATTGGTCAAACAAAGTGGCGTATATCGGCTATTGGTTAGGTGAAGGATACCAGGGAAAAGGGATCATGACGACAGTGGCAAAGGGACTCACGAAATACGCATTTGAATACTATAAAATGAATAAAGTCGAAATAACTGCTGCAGAATTCAACCATCGCAGTCGGGCAATACCAGAGCGTCTTGGTTTCAAGGAAGAAGGGAAGCTGAGGCAAAGAGAATGGATTTACGATCATTTTGTTGATCATATTGTATATGGGATGCTTGCAGACGAGTGGAAGAAGTCTTGAAACAGACCGTCCAAGAACCATTAAAGGAATTGATCTCCTGGGTTGAAGACATTAAACATAAAAACGGGAGTTCTGCTGCATGCCTTTATATTATAAAAGATGACCAGGTCGTTTTGGAGCATTATAGCGGCAGGTACTCCCATGAAAAAAATGCAGCTCAAATCACAAAAAAGTCTCAATTTAATGTTGCCTCTGCCCGTAAAAGCTATTTAGGCCTTACGATTGCCTACGCTTTACATGATAAATATATATCGAGTCTGGACGATCCCATCACTCAGTATTTCCCTGAGTTTGATAAGGATTTGTTTGAAGGCACAACAATCCGTCATCTTGTAACTCATTCCCACGGACTCGATACCGACGAAAAAGGATACATGTTTCGGGAATTCAAGCCCGGTAGCAGCTGGGCATACCGTAACGTGGGTGTGGACATTATGACAAAATTAATTCACCGACTGTATGGAAAAGGGTTCCCGCAGCTTTTAAACGAGAGGGTTTTTACTCCCCTGGGGTTTAGTGAAACGGGATGGAGAACGGAATCAGGTGAAAATCTTGTACCTATCATCGACCACATCGATAAACCTGCGCTACCTGGACTGGGGTCAGCTTCAAATGGAACGGAGAAGAATTTATTTGCATCTCCCAGGGAATTTGCTCTCTGGGGGCAGCTACATGTTCAGAAAGGCATGATGAATGGAAGACAAATCGTTCCCTCTAAAGTAATTGAGACTGCCACTTCCATTCAAAATGTTTCGTATTCTGACTCCACCCTTCCTGAGAACGGTCTGTTTTGGTACGTTCAAGACGTTCCAAGGGATAAAAGTGAATTAGGGGAGAGGGTACCTTCAGGATCTTATCAAATGTTAGGTGTCACCGGTCCAACAATTCTTGTCATACCTGCTTATAATGTGGTGGTGGCTAAAATGTATAACAAGCGATACAACTATGGGGGAGACCAATACCTTTATTATTTACGGGAATTCAGTAACAAAGTGGCAGATCTATTTTCCTGAAGAATGGTGCACCTAAATAGACCGAGGAATGAATTACCAAATATTTGGTAACACTAATTTCTATATTATGAGTCGGGCTATGGGGGGATCCCATGTTTCATATTGTAGTCATTGTAGTTATTATTCTCAGTTCCTTAAAATGGGGTTCCTGGAATAGATGGAGAGAATTTCTTCCCACGATCTATTATTTTAGTTTTTTCAATATGTTTTATCAGTATATCAGCTACACCATGAAGGCTGTTTGGGAACTAGATGGATTTTTCATCAATATGTTTGTGACGGATTCACTTTACACGATGATCGCTTATCCTTGCCTTGTGGTTCTATTTTTAAGCCACTACCCAGAAGAAATCAGAATGAAAATCTTCTATTATTTTAAGTACATAGGTGTGGCCATATTGATTGAATGGGCAGCTTGGAGGATGGATTCCATTGAATATTTTGAAGGCTGGAACCTTTGGTGGACCCTGCTATTTTATTTTATTATGTTTCCCATGCTGCGCCTTCACTTCAAAAACCCGGTTCGGGCATTGGTGGTTTCAATCTTTGTCATTGCGTTTTTACTTATTAGCTTTGATTATCATGTCCTATAAAAAACGGTGAATCCTCATCTTGGGACTCACCGTTTTGCAATATGATAAGAATATTATAAGAACAAAACCATCAATTCTTCATCGAAATATTCATCGTTATATTTCAATGCCCGCTTTTCTGTCCCGTAGGGCTTGAATCCACAAGAGTGATAGAGGCCCTTCGCTGTTTCATTGGTTGTGACCACAGTAATCATGACTTGTTCAATGCCATCCTCCTCTTTTGCTTGAGTGATGGCAGCTTGAAGCAGCCCTCTTGCTAAACCTTTCCCACGTTGGGCAGGATCAACATACATGGCAAAAATAGAAGCTTTATGCTTCATTTTTAATGATTCCTCACGTACGAGGGTCACTGCTCCGACTAGTTTCCCGTCATCAAAGCAACCAAACGTGTAGCTGCCATTTTGCACAAGTCTCTCTGCTGTCACTTCAATTGGATTGGTGCGTGCAATCGCTTCTTCATAGCTGCTGCCGAAGCTTGAAGGACTCTGTTGCAACATTTCCAAACGAAGCTGCCAGTAAGCTTCTGCATGTTTTTCATTGAGTAATTGAATTTCCATTATTTTCTGACCTTCTTTCTGTTACATGATATGATGATAGGAGCCTTTATTTTAGCTATTCAAACAGAATTCGACATTAATGGTGGAATCCCTTTAAATTGGAGGTATATGAATGAAAGATTGTCTCGGCTGCCGCCTTGCAAATGAAAAAGAGAAAGTATTTATCATATACGAAAATGATCACGTGTCCTGCATTTTGGATCATGTTCCGCATCACCCCGGACATACCCTGATTCTCCCAAAGCGGCACAAAGTGGAAGTAACGGAATTCAATGAAGAAGAAAGTCGCTCCATAATGGAGGCTTCACAACTAGTTGCACAAGCCATTCAGGCTCTATATGAACCCAACGGGATTACCATCTGCCAGAATGGAGGCATCTACAACGAGTTAACGCATTATCATATGCATGTCATTCCGCGAAATGAAGAAGCAGATCGATTTGGCGAACTGTTTTATGGAAAGGCTAAGGTTGAACAACACAGTGAAACATTGGAAGAGACTCAAGAAAAGATGATGGACTACATTAATAGAATACTAGAATAGGAGTAAACAAAATGACAATACATAAAGATTTCGACAAAAAATTAAAACAATACGCAGAACTCGCGATTAAAGTGGGAGTAAATGTTCAGCATGATCAGCCTCTGTGGATTTCTGCACCACTCGGAACTGAAAATTTCGTACGCATTGTTGTAAAAGAAGCATATCTTGCTGGTGCAAGAAATGTACATGTTCAATGGTATGACGAGGAAATCATGAGAACACACTATGAGCTGGCCCCGGATGACACTTTCTACGAATTCCCAAGCTGGCTGGCTGCTGCGCATGAATGGGTTGTGGACAATAAAGGAGCCTTTCTTCAAATAGAAGCTAATGATCCGGACCTGTTGAAAGGAATCGATCCAGACCGTATCCTTAATTTTGAAAAAGCAAGCGGAGATGCCCTGGACCGTTTCTATGAAGCGATTGAAAAGGATCAAATCAGCTGGTCTATCGTGGCAATCCCTTCACAAAAATGGGCAGACAAAGTGTTTCCTGACTTACCAGAGAAAGAAAGAATCTCAAGCCTTTGGGACCGTATCTTCACATCCGTTCGTATCAATCATGAAGATCCCGTCCTTGCTTGGCAGACACATATCGAAACCCTGACCAACAAAGCAAGCGAACTCAATCACTTAAAGCTGAAATCCTTGCACTACCAATCGGAAGGGACGGACCTTAGCGTTGAACTCCATGAAGATCACATATGGCTGACAGGGGCAAGCAGAACACCACAAGGAACCCATTTTATTGCCAATATGCCGACGGAAGAAGTGTATACTGTCCCTGTAAAAACCGGAGTCAATGGCAAGGTTACAAGTACTAAGCCACTGGCTTACAATGGGAACGTGATCGACGACTTCACCCTTACTTTTGAAGATGGAGAAATTAAGAAAGTCACAGCAAGAGAAGGGGAGGAAATCCTGAAAAAATTGATCCTGACAGACGAAGGAGCGGCCTATCTTGGAGAGGTGGCGCTTGTCCCGCATCAGTCGCCGATCTCTGATTCCGGTGTACTATTCTTCAACACCTTATTTGATGAAAATGCATCCAATCATTTAGCGATCGGTTCCTCTTACCCAACTTGTTTAAAGGATGGAGACATCTTATCCGATGAAGAACGGGAAGAAAAAGGACTCAATGAAAGTGTGGTTCATGAAGATTTTATGATTGGTTCAGAACATATGAATATAGATGGAGTTTGCCGTGATGGAAGAAAGATCCCTATTTTCCGCAATGGGAACTGGGCTATCTGATTGGATAGTTTCAGTCAGGGTCAGTTGAACCTCCTGATTAAATGGAGATTGATGTGAAAAATGAGGCATATTCCTGACGTCGATTGTATCATCACAATATCTGACTGGAATGAAAGATAATTTCAAGATGAATTACCTGAGAATAACAACCCGTTTTATTAAAAAATCTTACTTAATAAAAGGAGGGATTCCATGATTTATGAAATGACTGTACAAGTCCGGGTAACTGATATGCAAAAAGGGCAAAAATGGTATGAAACTCTATTAAATCGCACTCCAGATTTCATCCCCCACGAAGGGTTTGCAGAGTGGGAACTCACTCCAGGCTGTTGGCTCCAGGTAGCAGAAGGCACCCCATCCCTCAATTCCGGTCCCATCCGATTGGGGGTTGAAGATATTAGCAGAGAACGGGAAAGACTGTCATCCCTTTTAGGTACAAAGCACTTTGACATCCATGAAAGAGAAGAAGTCCCAGTAAAGTGGGCAACCTTTCAGGATCCATGGGGGAATGGAATCGGATTGTTCCAATATCAAAGTAAAGCTGAAATCCAAGAGCGTATCCTATTCATTTTAGGGAAAAAGAAGTAACGTCTTCTGTGGCCATATCCTGCTAACGAATGGAGA
Coding sequences:
- a CDS encoding CBO0543 family protein, whose translation is MFHIVVIVVIILSSLKWGSWNRWREFLPTIYYFSFFNMFYQYISYTMKAVWELDGFFINMFVTDSLYTMIAYPCLVVLFLSHYPEEIRMKIFYYFKYIGVAILIEWAAWRMDSIEYFEGWNLWWTLLFYFIMFPMLRLHFKNPVRALVVSIFVIAFLLISFDYHVL
- a CDS encoding S66 peptidase family protein, encoding MITYPLLKKDATIGVTAPSSGVPQELHDMFKQSIIKMESKGYPVKCGETVWTQHKAKSSPAQKRATELNQMLQDEKISLIIPPWGGQLLVEILDLIDYENIKTKWLLGYSDTSVLLLALTLKTGIATAHGTNLVDLRGEYSDPTTAQWETVLSTKEGSSVTQHSSQHYQKEWNHDQSSPIVFHLTEPTIWKTVGNHDVKVNGRLLGGCIDVIRHLIGTPYGNIADFREKHIKNEPILWYFENCELTTADLRRSLIQMKLAGWFDHSSGILFGRSAGNTPVGDYMIEDVYLELSEELQIPIVYDIDCGHQPPQVTFINGAHGEVEVSGEKGKVIQTFK
- a CDS encoding VOC family protein translates to MIYEMTVQVRVTDMQKGQKWYETLLNRTPDFIPHEGFAEWELTPGCWLQVAEGTPSLNSGPIRLGVEDISRERERLSSLLGTKHFDIHEREEVPVKWATFQDPWGNGIGLFQYQSKAEIQERILFILGKKK
- a CDS encoding HIT family protein; this encodes MKDCLGCRLANEKEKVFIIYENDHVSCILDHVPHHPGHTLILPKRHKVEVTEFNEEESRSIMEASQLVAQAIQALYEPNGITICQNGGIYNELTHYHMHVIPRNEEADRFGELFYGKAKVEQHSETLEETQEKMMDYINRILE
- a CDS encoding DNA topology modulation protein FlaR translates to MNTAKKIHIIGSVASGKSTLARQLSSERGIHYYELDHAMWRIHPDGDSRNTEAQRRDILISILNRESWIIEGVHYQEWMYKCLEEAELIIFLDTPKWKRNYRILKRYVEEKYGFKEGNYKQTFTMLRKMYGWSRHYERKEKPIVMGILDSYQDKVIIQKG
- a CDS encoding GNAT family N-acetyltransferase; translation: MEIQLLNEKHAEAYWQLRLEMLQQSPSSFGSSYEEAIARTNPIEVTAERLVQNGSYTFGCFDDGKLVGAVTLVREESLKMKHKASIFAMYVDPAQRGKGLARGLLQAAITQAKEEDGIEQVMITVVTTNETAKGLYHSCGFKPYGTEKRALKYNDEYFDEELMVLFL
- a CDS encoding SET domain-containing protein, coding for MIEVKISSLSDGDLNRGVFAKRDIAKGELVHEAPVIPYPNEEHEHIEKTFLADYVFEYGINHTALLLGYGMLFNHSYTPNTTYEINFDNHTFDFYAYKDIQAGEELLINYNGEVDNDEPLWFNKDKNEDE
- a CDS encoding GNAT family protein, which encodes MFTYKLNDELELRLLDIQDAERIHELTDQSRSYLREWLPWVDYSKTVEDSKEFIKGTRLGFANNKSLAAGIIYQNEIVGVAGFNVIDWSNKVAYIGYWLGEGYQGKGIMTTVAKGLTKYAFEYYKMNKVEITAAEFNHRSRAIPERLGFKEEGKLRQREWIYDHFVDHIVYGMLADEWKKS
- a CDS encoding D-alanyl-D-alanine carboxypeptidase family protein, which gives rise to MKKNAMKQSLSVLMISLMAMTHSQQTAHGKTKLDINADAAILVEADTGKIVYKEHENQLLGIASMTKMMTEYLVLEAIEEGKIKWDQTYKVSDKVYRLANAPGLSNVPLRADEEYTVRELYDAMVIKSGNGAAIALSEVVAGTEGEFVKRMNAKAKELGFENYQFVNSSGLSNYDMLGMFPKGTDVNDENMVSAEDMATLAYYLIHDFPEVLETSGLSSKVFRPGTDEELVMKNTNGLLKDKSYFYKGADGLKTGTTPFAGSTFTGTAERDGVRYISVILDAKDEYGQPSSAERFIQTTELLDYGFNEFETVKYSLNDIEKKKEHTLDVPDGKEQSVAIKIDKPLSIRVTKEEKDKVKASVKLVEDKISDDGTLQAPIEKGEKIGEMMIETPEKNEYILDEKQPSYKVDIYAAKSVEKASWLVRSARSIQSFFGNLF
- a CDS encoding serine hydrolase domain-containing protein is translated as MEEVLKQTVQEPLKELISWVEDIKHKNGSSAACLYIIKDDQVVLEHYSGRYSHEKNAAQITKKSQFNVASARKSYLGLTIAYALHDKYISSLDDPITQYFPEFDKDLFEGTTIRHLVTHSHGLDTDEKGYMFREFKPGSSWAYRNVGVDIMTKLIHRLYGKGFPQLLNERVFTPLGFSETGWRTESGENLVPIIDHIDKPALPGLGSASNGTEKNLFASPREFALWGQLHVQKGMMNGRQIVPSKVIETATSIQNVSYSDSTLPENGLFWYVQDVPRDKSELGERVPSGSYQMLGVTGPTILVIPAYNVVVAKMYNKRYNYGGDQYLYYLREFSNKVADLFS
- a CDS encoding alpha/beta hydrolase produces the protein MKANVMTIRKKGIYVETHGSKENPALLYLHGGPGESCYDFSFHQSERLGKHFYLIAIDQRGVCRSEAIQENEEFGFQDLVEDCEALRKELGIDKWSVIGHSFGGFLALAYVSQYPESIEKVIFECPTFDYTLTSKGLLRKTARLFGKYNRYELQGKAMKLAEEHLSPRDFTEIYMKLSDELGEHRMQIYTHNFDNPTDYYATYTDEEWDTLYDRSDHHYHLLREEGVIFTSLLDRIKLIETPMLLLTGEYDPVTCEKHVEIFKRDAANGEIVHFKHSGHTPHYEEADRFKQVILDYLLVKDRQFS
- a CDS encoding aminopeptidase, with protein sequence MTIHKDFDKKLKQYAELAIKVGVNVQHDQPLWISAPLGTENFVRIVVKEAYLAGARNVHVQWYDEEIMRTHYELAPDDTFYEFPSWLAAAHEWVVDNKGAFLQIEANDPDLLKGIDPDRILNFEKASGDALDRFYEAIEKDQISWSIVAIPSQKWADKVFPDLPEKERISSLWDRIFTSVRINHEDPVLAWQTHIETLTNKASELNHLKLKSLHYQSEGTDLSVELHEDHIWLTGASRTPQGTHFIANMPTEEVYTVPVKTGVNGKVTSTKPLAYNGNVIDDFTLTFEDGEIKKVTAREGEEILKKLILTDEGAAYLGEVALVPHQSPISDSGVLFFNTLFDENASNHLAIGSSYPTCLKDGDILSDEEREEKGLNESVVHEDFMIGSEHMNIDGVCRDGRKIPIFRNGNWAI